Proteins encoded within one genomic window of Cyprinus carpio isolate SPL01 unplaced genomic scaffold, ASM1834038v1 S000006759, whole genome shotgun sequence:
- the LOC109056086 gene encoding pro-opiomelanocortin B-like: protein MLCPSWILAAAVLCFHSPHVEGRCLDLIDCMGLKTNEQKLQCFRQCRSAQESSNYGRVSASEQQNSEEEVEEESLSLGLLLSALSPDSTELRDATGEGPHNDERRSYSMQHFRWGKPMGRKRRPIKVITSSALEEEPEESAESVRMERGQNGMLDVQQRKNAKSNGKYRMTHFRWNTPPTRDGDFMRPYSDQSHKSLLTLIRNIIVKDAQQFRD, encoded by the exons ATGCTCTGTCCTTCCTGGATTTTGGCTGCAGCAGTCTTGTGTTTTCACAGTCCACATGTAGAGGGCCGCTGCTTGGATTTGATAGACTGCATGGGCCTTAAAACTAATGAACAAAAACTG CAGTGTTTCAGGCAGTGCAGATCAGCGCAAGAATCCTCCAATTACGGGAGAGTTTCTGCATCTGAACAGCAGAACAGTGAAGAAGAGGTTGAGGAAGAGAGCCTGAGTTTGGGATTGCTCTTATCGGCTCTGTCTCCTGATTCAACCGAGCTCAGAGACGCTACTGGAGAAGGCCCTCACAATGACGAGAGGAGGTCTTACTCCATGCAGCACTTCCGCTGGGGCAAACCCATGGGCCGCAAACGCCGACCCATCAAAGTCATCACCAGCAGTGCCCTGGAGGAGGAGCCTGAGGAGTCAGCGGAAAGCGTCCGCATGGAGCGAGGGCAGAATGGCATGCTGGACGTCCAGCAGAGGAAAAATGCAAAGAGCAATGGGAAGTATCGCATGACCCATTTCCGCTGGAACACCCCACCAACGCGCGACGGAGACTTCATGAGGCCGTATTCGGATCAATCCCATAAGTCCCTGCTCACGCTCATACGAAACATCATTGTTAAAGACGCACAGCAGTTCAGAGATTAA
- the LOC109099195 gene encoding fibrinogen-like protein 1, whose amino-acid sequence LHLLLAVLFFLATSASDDDHSLHKHQVSTAQCGEYSNQVLEDGMCRLMATLPQLDDQRCPDMFRCTDEVSYWLHENEERKQQILALRETVSELQEELRNHRHRVKVLELQSEEKNHSNSSIEQRLHELEDHYAEATTLLHIQGSLIYDLQAQIQNLSLLVEKVRRNPGCMINIVRTSPMLSAQEALHPEVQHVRNCPIDCASIYYNGVRRSGIYTVVPSLGAMPVEVYCDMDTDGGGWTVIQRRQDGSVNFDRSWKEYKEGFGDLHTEYWLGNEHIHDLSGQGNYTLRIDLEDWSGKHKHAVYQSFSVEAESTQYRLHVSGFSGTVEDSFSWYHDKQSFSTPDTGNICAEISHAGWWYNQCFYANLNGIYYKGGHYSLKGKNPLGPDGIVWYTWKDSDYYSLRKVSMMIRPRTFRQHLSP is encoded by the exons TTGCACCTCTTGCTGGCCGTACTGTTTTTTCTGGCAACGAGTGCGAGCGATGATGACCACTCACTGCACAAGCATCAGGTCAGTACGGCTCAGTGTGGAGAATACAGCAATCAGGTCCTGGAGGATGGCATGTGTCGACTCATGGCCACGCTACCCCAGCTGGACGACCAACGCTGCCCGGACATGTTCCGCTGTACGGATGAAGTGTCATACTGGCTTCATGAGAACGAGGAACGCAAACAGCAGATTCTGGCCCTGCGGGAAACAGTGTCCGAACTTCAGGAGGAGCTTCGCAACCACCGTCATCGAGTCAAAGTCTTAGAACTACAG AGTGAAGAGAAGAACCACAGTAATTCATCTATTGAGCAGCGCTTGCATGAGCTGGAGGATCATTACGCAGAGGCCACAACCTTGTTGCACATCCAGGGCTCATTGATCTATGACCTCCAGGCCCAGATTCAGAACCTCTCCCTGCTGGTGGAAAAAGTCAGACGTAACCCGGGCTGCATGATCAACATTGTCCGCACCAGCCCAATGCTCAGTGCACAGGAAGCCCTGCATCCTG AGGTGCAGCATGTCAGGAACTGCCCCATCGACTGTGCCTCCATCTACTATAACGGAGTGCGGCGCTCTGGGATCTACACCGTGGTGCCCTCACTAGGGGCCATGCCTGTTGAAGTCTACTGCGATATGGACACGGACG GTGGCGGCTGGACTGTGATCCAGCGCAGGCAAGATGGCTCCGTGAACTTTGACCGTAGCTGGAAGGAGTATAAAGAGGGATTTGGAGACCTGCACACCGAATACTGGCTGGGAAATGAACACATCCATGACCTGAGCGGTCAGGGAAACTATACGCTCCGTATCGACCTGGAGGACTGGAGCGGGAAACACAAACACGCTGTTTATCAGAGTTTCAG tgtggaGGCCGAGAGCACTCAGTACCGTCTACATGTGTCGGGCTTCAGCGGGACAGTGGAGGACTCCTTCAGCTGGTACCATGACAAGCAGAGCTTCAGCACACCCGACACGGGCAACATCTGTGCCGAGATCTCCCACGCTGGCTGGTGGTACAACCAGTGTTTCTACGCAAACCTCAATGGCATCTACTACAAG GGCGGCCACTACTCGCTGAAGGGGAAGAACCCTCTTGGTCCGGACGGTATCGTGTGGTACACCTGGAAAGATTCAGATTACTACTCTCTGAGGAAGGTCAGCATGATGATCCGACCCAGAACCTTCCGACAGCATCTGTCACCCTGA